A window from Campylobacter concisus encodes these proteins:
- the msrB gene encoding peptide-methionine (R)-S-oxide reductase MsrB, whose product MKKILKFILMAAVFFGLNLMAKDELIKEQTMAGQNLKEIYLAGGCFWGMQGYFKKIFGVVDTKVGYANGKSENTSYRELHESDHAETLYVKYDENRVALAEILAHFFRVIDPTSLNKQGNDVGRQYRSGIYYVSESDLPTIESFMKIEQKKFKDKIVVEVAPLKNFILGEEYHQDYLDKNPFGYCHIDLGLADKPLYDEAKFKPLSKDELKKKLSSEQYAVTQEAATERPFSSEYDKFDQKGIYVDIISGKPLFSSADKFDAGCGWPSFTKPITTTALSYKEDNSFMMKRVEVKSQNSDAHLGHVFDDGPSDKGGLRYCINGASLKFIPLEDMARLGYEEFIPYVK is encoded by the coding sequence ATGAAAAAGATCTTAAAATTTATCTTAATGGCAGCAGTGTTTTTTGGTCTAAATTTGATGGCAAAAGATGAGCTTATAAAGGAGCAGACGATGGCAGGGCAAAATTTAAAAGAAATTTATCTAGCAGGTGGTTGCTTTTGGGGTATGCAGGGATATTTTAAAAAGATATTTGGCGTAGTGGATACAAAGGTAGGCTATGCAAATGGCAAGAGCGAAAATACTAGCTACCGCGAGCTTCATGAGAGTGATCATGCTGAGACACTTTATGTAAAATACGACGAAAATAGAGTCGCTTTGGCTGAAATTTTGGCTCATTTTTTTAGAGTAATCGACCCGACATCGCTAAATAAACAAGGCAATGACGTCGGTAGGCAGTATAGAAGCGGAATTTACTATGTTAGTGAAAGTGATCTACCAACGATAGAGAGCTTTATGAAAATAGAGCAAAAGAAATTTAAAGATAAGATCGTAGTTGAGGTGGCGCCACTTAAAAATTTCATATTAGGCGAGGAGTATCATCAAGACTATCTTGATAAAAATCCTTTTGGATATTGTCATATCGATCTAGGTTTAGCTGATAAACCACTTTACGATGAGGCGAAATTTAAGCCGCTTAGTAAAGATGAGCTAAAGAAAAAATTAAGTAGCGAGCAGTATGCTGTGACACAAGAAGCGGCGACTGAGAGGCCATTTAGCAGCGAGTATGATAAATTTGATCAAAAAGGCATTTATGTAGATATAATAAGCGGAAAGCCACTTTTTTCAAGTGCGGATAAATTTGATGCAGGATGTGGCTGGCCAAGCTTTACAAAGCCTATCACGACAACAGCTCTTTCGTATAAGGAGGACAACTCGTTTATGATGAAAAGGGTCGAAGTTAAGTCTCAAAATAGCGATGCGCACCTTGGACATGTTTTTGACGATGGCCCAAGCGATAAGGGTGGGCTAAGATATTGCATAAACGGCGCAAGCCTTAAATTTATACCACTTGAAGATATGGCTAGGCTTGGATACGAGGAATTTATACCTTACGTAAAATAG
- the purH gene encoding bifunctional phosphoribosylaminoimidazolecarboxamide formyltransferase/IMP cyclohydrolase produces MRALLSVSDKEGIVEFAKGLEELGWQILSTGGTYKLLKSEGVKATEVSEFTASPEMFEGRVKTLHPKIHGGILYKRDDSTHVAQAKEHGIEGIDLVCVNLYPFKETTIRTDDFAEIIENIDIGGPAMVRSAAKNFKDVLIVTSVLDYDEILKRLKEKSDDFEFRRSLMIKAFEHTAAYDSMIANYMNDRFNGGFGDARFIVGSKVFDTRYGENPHQKGALYEFDYFFTNNFRALKGEASFNNMTDINGALMLATSFDDAPAVAIIKHANPCGFAVKDNLLESYGAALKCDPISAYGGVVAINGTLDEKLAKKINEIYVEVIIAANVDDAALKVFESKKRIKIFTQDNKFLVRSNDKFDFKHVDGGFVFQERDYVKDEELENMKQMSKKFATGSELKDAQIAWKVAALTKSNCVVYVKDGAMVAIGMGMTSRVDAARAAVAKAKELKIDLSGCVLASEAFFPFRDSIDIASKVGVKCVIEPGGSIRDDEVIEAANEHGMSLYFTGVRHFLH; encoded by the coding sequence ATGAGAGCGTTGCTTAGCGTTAGCGATAAAGAGGGCATTGTAGAGTTTGCAAAGGGGCTAGAAGAGCTTGGCTGGCAGATACTTTCAACCGGTGGAACCTACAAACTTTTAAAGAGCGAGGGTGTCAAAGCAACTGAGGTTAGTGAATTTACAGCTTCACCGGAGATGTTTGAAGGCAGGGTAAAGACGCTTCATCCAAAGATACATGGTGGCATTTTGTACAAACGTGACGACTCTACGCACGTGGCTCAGGCAAAAGAGCATGGCATCGAGGGCATAGACTTGGTTTGCGTAAATTTATATCCATTTAAAGAGACTACAATTAGGACTGATGACTTTGCTGAGATCATCGAAAATATCGATATCGGTGGCCCAGCCATGGTAAGAAGTGCTGCTAAAAATTTTAAAGACGTACTTATAGTTACAAGCGTGCTTGATTATGATGAAATTTTAAAGCGCCTAAAAGAGAAAAGCGATGATTTTGAGTTTAGAAGATCGCTGATGATAAAGGCATTCGAGCATACAGCGGCCTATGATAGCATGATCGCAAACTATATGAATGATAGATTTAATGGCGGTTTTGGTGATGCTAGATTTATCGTTGGAAGCAAGGTTTTTGATACAAGATACGGAGAAAATCCACACCAAAAAGGCGCACTTTATGAGTTTGATTATTTCTTTACGAACAACTTTAGAGCCCTAAAAGGCGAGGCAAGTTTCAATAATATGACCGATATAAATGGCGCATTGATGCTTGCAACTAGCTTTGATGACGCGCCAGCTGTGGCTATCATCAAGCACGCTAATCCTTGCGGTTTTGCGGTAAAAGATAATTTGCTTGAGAGCTACGGAGCTGCACTAAAATGCGACCCGATCTCGGCATACGGCGGTGTGGTTGCAATAAATGGCACACTTGATGAGAAGCTAGCAAAAAAGATAAATGAAATTTACGTTGAAGTAATCATCGCTGCAAACGTAGATGATGCTGCGCTTAAAGTATTTGAGAGTAAAAAACGCATCAAAATTTTCACTCAAGACAATAAATTTTTAGTTCGCTCAAATGATAAATTTGACTTTAAGCACGTTGATGGTGGATTTGTATTTCAAGAAAGAGACTATGTAAAAGACGAAGAGCTTGAAAATATGAAGCAAATGAGCAAGAAATTTGCAACTGGTAGCGAGCTAAAAGATGCTCAGATCGCGTGGAAAGTGGCTGCGCTAACGAAGAGCAACTGTGTAGTTTATGTAAAAGACGGCGCAATGGTAGCTATTGGCATGGGTATGACAAGCCGCGTTGATGCTGCTCGTGCGGCCGTGGCAAAGGCAAAAGAGCTAAAGATCGATCTAAGTGGCTGCGTACTTGCAAGTGAGGCGTTCTTCCCATTTAGAGATAGCATTGACATCGCTAGTAAGGTCGGCGTAAAATGTGTCATCGAGCCAGGTGGCAGCATCAGAGATGATGAGGTGATAGAGGCTGCCAATGAGCATGGCATGTCGCTATACTTTACTGGCGTTAGACACTTTTTACACTAA
- a CDS encoding TerB family tellurite resistance protein, producing the protein MSGVLFLLILGGAIFLFMNVQIGSNRKKQADVDEAKFLVSLLAKVAKSDGRVSELEARLITQVLDDLSQKVSGVSGVREYLKEVYKSQKENVDNAYETARNYKSAFNLNYDICVARLTFFLNLAYIDGEFNASEQAVIRNIAYGFGIDKETLDEIIFKFDSFYGSKFEANPDEMVQEKDAFEVLGLNKNANLEEVKARYKELVRQYHPDILMGRGESKEVIERSTKKLQEINEAYGRLKEKFGA; encoded by the coding sequence ATGTCTGGAGTCCTGTTTTTACTGATATTAGGCGGTGCGATATTTCTCTTTATGAATGTCCAAATAGGTAGTAACCGCAAGAAACAAGCAGATGTAGATGAGGCTAAATTTCTAGTCTCACTGCTTGCAAAAGTAGCTAAAAGTGACGGCAGAGTTAGCGAGCTAGAGGCTAGGCTGATCACTCAAGTGCTAGATGATCTAAGCCAGAAAGTTAGCGGCGTTAGCGGTGTGCGTGAGTATCTAAAAGAGGTTTATAAGAGCCAAAAAGAAAATGTAGATAACGCCTACGAAACCGCTAGAAACTACAAGAGTGCTTTTAATCTAAACTACGATATATGTGTCGCCAGACTCACATTTTTTCTAAATTTGGCTTATATTGATGGTGAGTTTAATGCAAGCGAGCAAGCTGTCATTAGAAATATCGCTTATGGATTTGGCATTGATAAAGAAACACTTGATGAGATCATCTTTAAATTTGATAGCTTTTATGGCTCAAAATTTGAGGCAAATCCCGATGAAATGGTCCAAGAAAAAGATGCATTTGAGGTTTTAGGGCTTAACAAAAATGCAAATCTTGAAGAGGTAAAAGCTCGCTATAAAGAGCTTGTAAGGCAGTATCATCCCGACATTTTAATGGGTAGGGGCGAGAGTAAAGAGGTGATAGAGCGCTCAACCAAAAAGCTTCAAGAGATAAATGAGGCTTATGGGCGTTTGAAAGAGAAATTTGGAGCTTAG
- a CDS encoding SDH family Clp fold serine proteinase, giving the protein MALKKSKVAEAENEQKEAEQVEKRGVAKPPVLFSKTQNLIKSIEKRLNATLITYYNSNAGSVCGNDASAMYEILKGKKIDTAYLFIKSDGGSGIAALRIITTLRNYCKNLIALIPANCASAATMMALGANEIVMGPLAYLTPVDTSLKHELSPTNKGNELVSVSMDELSRVVKLWKEQDKDRPNDTNPYNSLYEYIHPLVFGAVDRASSLSLKICTELLRYHIDDDKKIAEISERLNGDYPAHEYPILFREAHEIGLHVKKMDDDLNEMLQELTLLYSEMGQRAFTDYDENSYHDNNIANIIETNGKQIYYQIDKDWFYRPEERRWNVMNDESSWRKNELVNGKIKNTIYHLW; this is encoded by the coding sequence ATGGCTTTAAAAAAGAGCAAGGTTGCTGAGGCTGAAAATGAGCAAAAGGAAGCAGAACAAGTTGAAAAACGAGGCGTAGCAAAGCCGCCAGTACTTTTTAGTAAGACGCAAAATTTAATAAAATCGATCGAAAAAAGACTAAACGCCACCTTGATAACTTACTATAATTCAAATGCTGGTAGCGTTTGCGGCAACGATGCGAGTGCTATGTATGAAATTTTAAAGGGCAAAAAGATAGATACTGCTTATCTTTTTATAAAAAGTGACGGCGGAAGCGGTATTGCCGCTCTTAGGATCATAACCACACTTAGAAATTACTGCAAAAATTTAATAGCCCTAATACCTGCAAACTGCGCCTCAGCTGCTACCATGATGGCACTTGGCGCAAATGAGATCGTCATGGGACCACTTGCCTATCTAACGCCTGTTGATACTTCACTAAAACACGAGCTTAGCCCGACAAACAAAGGCAATGAGCTTGTGAGCGTTTCGATGGACGAACTTAGTCGTGTGGTCAAACTTTGGAAAGAGCAAGATAAAGACAGACCAAACGACACAAACCCTTATAACTCACTTTATGAGTATATCCATCCGCTAGTCTTTGGTGCGGTTGATCGTGCTAGCTCACTATCGCTTAAGATTTGCACCGAGCTTCTTAGGTATCACATCGATGATGATAAAAAGATCGCAGAAATTTCTGAAAGGCTAAATGGCGACTACCCAGCTCATGAATATCCGATCCTATTTAGAGAGGCACACGAGATCGGCCTTCATGTAAAAAAGATGGATGATGATCTAAATGAAATGCTTCAAGAGTTAACGCTACTTTACTCTGAGATGGGTCAGCGAGCTTTTACCGACTACGATGAAAATAGCTACCACGATAACAATATCGCAAACATCATTGAAACAAATGGCAAGCAAATTTATTATCAAATAGACAAGGACTGGTTCTACCGCCCTGAAGAGCGCCGCTGGAATGTGATGAATGACGAGAGCTCTTGGCGTAAAAACGAACTAGTAAATGGCAAAATAAAAAATACTATCTATCACTTGTGGTAA